One Leclercia pneumoniae genomic region harbors:
- the acpH gene encoding ACP phosphodiesterase produces the protein MNFLAHLHLAHLADSSLSGNLLADFVRGNPAEEYPPEVVEGIFMHRRIDVLTDNLPEVTEAKGWFRPHTRRVAPITLDVMWDHFLSRHWAQLSPEMPLSEFVRYAQTQIATILPDSPPRFVNLNHYLWSERWMERYRDMDFIQNVLNGMASRRPRLDALRDSWQDLDDHYDALETRFWQFYPRMMAQAKSRQL, from the coding sequence ATGAATTTTCTCGCTCACCTGCACCTGGCTCACCTGGCCGATAGCTCGCTTTCTGGTAATTTGCTGGCCGATTTCGTCCGCGGCAACCCGGCAGAAGAGTACCCTCCCGAGGTTGTAGAGGGTATTTTTATGCACCGGCGTATCGACGTGTTGACCGATAACCTGCCCGAAGTGACCGAAGCGAAAGGCTGGTTCCGTCCTCACACCCGCCGCGTCGCGCCGATTACCCTGGACGTCATGTGGGATCACTTTCTCTCTCGGCACTGGGCACAGCTCTCACCCGAGATGCCGCTGTCAGAATTTGTACGCTATGCCCAGACGCAGATAGCAACCATCCTGCCCGACTCTCCCCCACGCTTTGTGAATCTGAATCATTACTTATGGTCAGAGCGCTGGATGGAACGTTATCGCGATATGGATTTTATTCAGAACGTGCTTAATGGCATGGCCAGCCGCCGCCCGCGTCTGGATGCTCTGCGCGACTCCTGGCAAGATCTGGACGACCATTATGACGCACTTGAAACCCGTTTCTGGCAGTTCTATCCACGCATGATGGCGCAGGCAAAAAGCAGACAGCTGTAA
- the tgt gene encoding tRNA guanosine(34) transglycosylase Tgt, whose amino-acid sequence MKFELDTTDGRARRGRLVFDRGVVETPAFMPVGTYGTVKGMTPEEVEATGAQIILGNTFHLWLRPGQEIMKLHGDLHDFMQWKGPILTDSGGFQVFSLGDIRKITEKGVHFRNPINGDPIFLDPEKSMEIQYDLGSDIVMIFDECTPYPADWDYAKRSMEMSLRWAQRSRDRFDSLGNKNALFGIIQGSVYEDLRDISVKGLVEIGFDGYAVGGLAVGEPKEDMHRILEHVCPQIPADKPRYLMGVGKPEDLVEGVRRGIDMFDCVMPTRNARNGHLFVTDGVVKIRNAKHKSDTSPLDAECDCYTCRNYSRAYLHHLDRCNEILGARLNTIHNLRYYQRLMAGLRKAIEEGKLESFVTDFYQRQGRAVPPLNVD is encoded by the coding sequence ATGAAATTTGAACTCGATACCACCGACGGTCGCGCACGCCGCGGTCGCCTGGTGTTTGATCGCGGCGTGGTAGAAACCCCCGCGTTTATGCCTGTGGGCACCTACGGCACCGTAAAAGGGATGACGCCGGAAGAAGTTGAAGCCACTGGCGCACAAATCATCCTCGGTAACACCTTCCACCTCTGGCTGCGTCCTGGCCAGGAGATCATGAAGCTGCACGGCGATCTGCACGACTTCATGCAGTGGAAAGGCCCCATTCTTACCGATTCCGGCGGTTTCCAGGTCTTCAGCCTCGGCGATATCCGCAAAATTACCGAAAAGGGTGTGCACTTCCGTAACCCCATCAACGGCGATCCGATCTTCCTTGATCCTGAAAAATCGATGGAAATTCAGTACGATCTCGGCTCCGATATCGTGATGATCTTCGATGAATGTACGCCATACCCGGCAGACTGGGATTACGCGAAGCGTTCCATGGAGATGTCACTGCGCTGGGCGCAGCGTAGCCGCGACCGTTTTGACTCGCTCGGCAACAAAAATGCGCTGTTCGGCATTATCCAGGGCAGTGTTTACGAAGATTTACGTGATATCTCGGTTAAAGGTCTGGTAGAGATAGGTTTTGATGGCTACGCTGTCGGCGGTTTGGCTGTGGGTGAGCCGAAGGAAGACATGCACCGTATCCTGGAGCACGTCTGCCCGCAAATCCCGGCTGATAAACCGCGATACCTGATGGGTGTGGGTAAACCAGAAGATCTGGTTGAAGGCGTTCGTCGCGGTATTGATATGTTTGACTGCGTGATGCCAACCCGCAATGCCCGTAATGGTCACCTGTTCGTGACCGATGGCGTGGTAAAAATTCGTAATGCGAAGCATAAAAGCGACACCAGCCCACTCGACGCCGAGTGCGATTGCTATACCTGTCGCAATTATTCTCGCGCGTACCTGCATCATCTTGATCGTTGCAACGAGATTCTGGGCGCGCGTCTCAATACCATTCACAATCTTCGTTATTATCAGCGCTTAATGGCTGGTTTACGTAAGGCCATTGAAGAGGGTAAATTAGAGAGCTTCGTGACCGATTTCTACCAACGTCAGGGCCGTGCTGTACCACCTTTGAACGTTGATTAA
- a CDS encoding peroxiredoxin, producing the protein MVLVTRPAPDFTAAAVLGNGEIVDNFNFKQHTNGKATVLFFWPMDFTFVCPSELIAFDKRYEEFQKRGVEVVGVSFDSEFVHNAWRNTPVDNGGIGPVKYAMVADIKREIQQAYGIEHPDAGVALRGSFLIDANGIVRHQVVNDLPLGRNIDEMLRMVDALQFHEEHGEVCPAQWEKGKEGMNASPDGVAKYLSENVSSL; encoded by the coding sequence ATGGTTCTGGTAACTCGTCCGGCTCCGGATTTTACAGCAGCAGCTGTACTGGGTAACGGTGAAATCGTTGATAACTTCAACTTCAAACAGCACACCAACGGTAAAGCGACCGTTCTGTTCTTCTGGCCGATGGATTTCACCTTCGTTTGCCCGTCTGAGCTGATCGCGTTCGACAAACGTTATGAAGAATTCCAGAAGCGTGGCGTGGAAGTGGTTGGCGTCTCCTTCGACTCTGAGTTTGTACACAACGCATGGCGTAATACCCCTGTCGACAACGGCGGCATCGGTCCGGTGAAATACGCGATGGTTGCGGACATCAAACGTGAAATTCAGCAGGCTTACGGTATCGAACATCCGGACGCGGGCGTTGCGCTGCGTGGTTCTTTCCTGATCGACGCAAACGGCATCGTTCGTCACCAGGTTGTGAACGATCTGCCGCTGGGTCGTAACATCGACGAAATGCTGCGCATGGTTGACGCGCTGCAGTTCCACGAAGAGCACGGTGAAGTGTGCCCGGCTCAGTGGGAAAAAGGTAAAGAAGGTATGAACGCCTCTCCAGACGGCGTTGCAAAATACCTGTCCGAGAACGTATCCAGCCTGTAA
- the yajC gene encoding preprotein translocase subunit YajC yields MSFFISDAVAATGAPAQGSPMSLILMLVVFGLIFYFMILRPQQKRTKEHKNLMNSIAKGDEVLTNGGLVGRVTKVAENGYIAIALNDTTEVVIKRDFVAAVLPKGTMKAL; encoded by the coding sequence ATGAGCTTTTTTATTTCTGATGCGGTAGCAGCAACTGGCGCTCCGGCGCAGGGCAGCCCAATGTCTCTGATCCTGATGCTGGTTGTGTTCGGTCTGATCTTCTACTTCATGATCCTGCGTCCACAGCAGAAACGCACCAAAGAGCACAAAAACCTGATGAACTCCATTGCGAAAGGCGATGAAGTGCTGACCAACGGTGGCCTGGTGGGTCGCGTGACCAAAGTAGCGGAAAACGGCTACATTGCTATCGCCCTGAACGACACCACTGAAGTGGTTATCAAACGTGACTTCGTAGCTGCCGTTCTGCCGAAAGGCACCATGAAGGCGCTGTAA
- the queA gene encoding tRNA preQ1(34) S-adenosylmethionine ribosyltransferase-isomerase QueA, translated as MRVADFSFELPDSLIAHYPMPERSSCRLLSLDGPTGALTHGTFTDLLDKLNAGDLLVFNNTRVIPARLFGRKASGGKIEVLVERMLDDKRILAHIRASKAPKPGAELLLGDDESINATMVARHDALFEVQFNDERPVLDILNAIGHMPLPPYIERPDEEADRELYQTVYSQKPGAVAAPTAGLHFDEPLLAKLRDKGVEMAFVTLHVGAGTFQPVRVDSIEDHIMHSEYAEVPQEVVEAVMATKARGNRVIAVGTTSVRSLESAAQAAKSELIEPFFGDTQIFIYPGYQYKVIDALVTNFHLPESTLIMLVSAFAGYQHTMNAYKAAVEQNYRFFSYGDAMFITYNPQALNERVGE; from the coding sequence ATGCGCGTCGCCGATTTCTCCTTTGAATTACCTGATTCCCTGATCGCCCACTATCCAATGCCTGAGCGCAGTAGCTGTCGCTTACTCTCTCTGGACGGGCCAACGGGCGCGCTGACGCACGGTACTTTCACCGATCTGCTCGATAAGCTCAACGCGGGCGATCTGCTGGTCTTTAACAATACCCGTGTGATCCCGGCCCGCCTGTTTGGTCGTAAAGCCAGCGGCGGAAAGATTGAAGTGCTGGTTGAGCGCATGCTGGATGATAAACGTATTCTGGCACATATTCGCGCATCCAAAGCGCCAAAGCCGGGCGCGGAACTGCTGCTGGGCGATGACGAGAGCATCAACGCAACCATGGTTGCGCGCCATGATGCCCTGTTTGAAGTGCAGTTCAACGATGAACGTCCGGTGCTGGATATTCTGAATGCCATTGGCCATATGCCACTGCCGCCCTATATTGAGCGCCCGGACGAAGAGGCCGACCGCGAGCTGTACCAGACCGTCTATAGCCAGAAGCCAGGCGCAGTTGCTGCGCCGACGGCGGGCCTGCACTTTGACGAACCTCTGCTGGCAAAACTGCGCGACAAAGGTGTTGAGATGGCCTTTGTAACGCTGCACGTCGGCGCGGGCACCTTCCAGCCCGTGCGCGTGGACTCTATCGAAGACCACATTATGCACTCGGAATACGCAGAGGTCCCGCAAGAGGTTGTGGAGGCGGTAATGGCGACCAAAGCGCGTGGCAACCGCGTTATCGCGGTGGGGACCACCTCTGTCCGCTCGCTTGAGAGCGCGGCGCAGGCGGCGAAAAGTGAACTGATTGAACCCTTCTTTGGCGACACGCAAATCTTTATCTACCCGGGCTATCAGTACAAAGTGATTGATGCGCTGGTGACCAATTTCCACCTGCCTGAATCAACGCTGATTATGTTGGTTTCCGCCTTTGCGGGTTATCAGCATACGATGAATGCCTATAAGGCTGCGGTAGAACAAAATTATCGCTTTTTTAGCTACGGGGACGCGATGTTTATCACGTACAATCCGCAGGCTTTGAATGAGCGTGTCGGGGAATAA